A portion of the Poecilia reticulata strain Guanapo linkage group LG23, Guppy_female_1.0+MT, whole genome shotgun sequence genome contains these proteins:
- the atxn7l1 gene encoding ataxin-7-like protein 1 isoform X1, which translates to MATLDRQIPSPDTFLCEPWSSFVSATKLRFVDNADSSSEKDDTDSCCPAEAAKLGRNEMLVCTHFPALEDFCLVVCNVCSKVVTPQGILTHYEKRHSSPIPSRSPVLPMKPKAPAVASAVAPSPGDSPAFRVPKDYPHSRFSKAPLAVYPPKGARNKTCVSLPVVSLEKMPCLNRADTTSHVRLNSSSSSSSSSSTLSPLKSSSFASQRSGEKLTNGRGGGPSTPRSITPPSSSLDRRPSPARSPLNKRAPSTPSPSPMDKKPSLSPSHRSVALPSLPSLSPLEKKQQNGTKTPAKPHKRASGRVFDPDKHCGVPDPETKRSCTRSLTCKTHSLTQRRAVPSRSRPFDVLLAEHKGLAKEREALKEKEKEAAQRGKEACGQSVAPQDSASPSKTHCPGERPLSSLKLRLANAHIPRVPGGSSSASSSSLSASSPLPSAAPPAATPVPEPSPSGWANAAGDGGRLSSDEGDAETPDDTDRPSLHYSSHHPRPSGFCVFSSRLVGSGCYVFDRRWDRMRLALQSMVEKHLNAQMWRKVPLAAESLPSNSTSVAASVTAHQVPPAAVLSSPSNSLTYTASFPQSASAAGLFSVRDSPGKARNGSHKAGRSPKDSDAPTAAAGSKKRKNSSHPPSSFSSSPFQAADVHRRNGSSFHQTFQGFGVARASPAKNKGPRAGGGLLSNSDDWLSRAEQSHNTHNSRELGTSSLTYTAREPPSAPHQPMPPPTGPLAYGGGAEGRKRRSPSSYKGKSSKASRPGGLESLFGKGNDGAGILASGPESPRQAKLNH; encoded by the exons AGATGCTTGTCTGCACCCATTTCCCTGCTTTGGAGGATTTTTGTCTTGTTGTCTGCAATGTCTGCAGTAAGGTGGTGACTCCTCAGGGCATCCTCACACATTACG AGAAGCGACACAGCTCCCCGATCCCCTCCAGGAGCCCTGTGCTTCCCATGAAGCCCAAAGCGCCTGCGGTGGCCTCCGCTGTGGCCCCCAGCCCGGGGGACTCGCCGGCTTTCAGGGTCCCCAAAGACTACCCTCACTCCCGCTTCAGCAAGGCGCCGCTTGCCGTCTACCCACCGAAAGGAGCAAGGAACAAGACATG CGTATCGTTACCGGTCGTGAGCTTGGAGAAGATGCCCTGCCTGAACCGAGCAGACACGACGTCGCACGTTCGCCTCaactcctcgtcctcctcctcttcgtcctcaTCCACGCTCTCGCCGCTCAAATCTTCTTCCTTCGCCTCGCAGCGCTCCGGCGAAAAGCTCACCAACGGCCGTGGTGGCGGCCCCTCAACGCCGCGCTCCATCAcgcctccctcctcctccctggaCAGGCGGCCGAGCCCGGCCAGATCGCCCCTGAACAAACGAGCGCCGTCGACGCCGTCTCCCTCCCCGATGGACAAGAAGCCCTCGCTCTCGCCCTCCCACAGGTCCGTCGCTCTCCCATCGTTGCCGTCGCTTTCGCCTTtggagaagaagcagcagaacgGAACCAAGACCCCCGCCAAGCCACACAAGAGAGCCTCAG ggAGAGTCTTTGATCCTGACAAGCATTGCGGCGTGCCCGACCCCGAGACTAAACGCTCCTGCACGCGCTCGCTCACCTGCAAG ACTCACTCCCTAACCCAGCGCCGCGCCGTCCCCAGCCGGAGCCGGCCGTTTGACGTGCTGCTGGCCGAGCACAAGGGGCTGGCGAAGGAGAGGGAGGCtctgaaggagaaggagaaggaagcGGCGCAGAGAGGGAAGGAAGCGTGCGGCCAGAGCGTCGCGCCTCAAGACTCGGCGAGTCCCAGCAAGACCCACTGCCCCGGCGAACGGCCGCTGTCCTCGCTGAAGCTGCGGCTCGCAAACGCGCACATACCGAG AGTTCCAGGCggctcctcctctgcctcctcctcctccctgtccGCCTCCAGTCCTCTGCCTTCAGCGGCGCCTCCTGCCGCGACGCCCGTCCCGGAGCCGTCTCCCAGCGGCTGGGCGAACGCAGCGGGGGACGGCGGGCGGCTTTCCAGCGACGAGGGAGACGCGGAGACCCCGGATGACACCGACAGGCCTTCCCTGCACTACTCCAGTCATCATCCACGGCCTTCAGGG TTTTGCGTCTTCAGCAGCCGGCTCGTGGGTTCGGGCTGCTACGTGTTCGACAGGCGGTGGGACAGGATGCGGCTGGCGCTGCAGAGCATGGTGGAGAAACACCTCAACGCGCAGATGTGGAG GAAGGTGCCTCTGGCTGCCGAGAGCCTCCCCTCCAACTCCACGTCCGTCGCCGCCTCGGTTACCGCGCACCAGGTTCCTCCTGCCGCCGTCCTGTCCTCCCCCTCCAACAGCCTCACCTACACCGCCTCGTTCCCACAGTCGGCGTCGGCGGCCGGACTGTTCAGCGTCAGAGACTCGCCGGGAAAAGCCCGGAACGGCTCGCACAAAGCCGGCCGCTCGCCCAAAGACTCGGACGCACCGACGGCGGCGGCAGGGTCGAAAAAGAGAAAGAACTCTTCGCACCCTCCTTCGTCGTTCTCGTCATCGCCGTTTCAGGCGGCGGACGTCCACAGACGGAACGGCAGCAGCTTTCATCAGACGTTTCAGGGCTTCGGGGTGGCCAGAGCGTCCCCGGCCAAAAACAAGGGACCTCGAGCGGGAGGCGGGCTTCTGAGCAACTCAGACGACTGGCTGTCCAGAGCAGAGCAAagccacaacacacacaacag tcGTGAACTTGGCACCAGCAGTCTAACCTACACGGCCAGGGAACCGCCCTCGGCCCCCCACCAGCCCATGCCTCCGCCCACAGGACCCTTAGCTTACGGCGGAGGAGcagaggggaggaagaggaggagtccCAGCTCCTACAAAGGGAAATCCAGCAAAGCGAGCCGACCGGGCGGACTGGAGAGCCTCTTTGGGAAGGGAAACGACGGCGCGGGGATCTTGGCGTCGGGGCCCGAGTCGCCCAGACAG GCCAAGTTGAATCACTGA
- the atxn7l1 gene encoding ataxin-7-like protein 1 isoform X2, giving the protein MHSKNQKRHSSPIPSRSPVLPMKPKAPAVASAVAPSPGDSPAFRVPKDYPHSRFSKAPLAVYPPKGARNKTCVSLPVVSLEKMPCLNRADTTSHVRLNSSSSSSSSSSTLSPLKSSSFASQRSGEKLTNGRGGGPSTPRSITPPSSSLDRRPSPARSPLNKRAPSTPSPSPMDKKPSLSPSHRSVALPSLPSLSPLEKKQQNGTKTPAKPHKRASGRVFDPDKHCGVPDPETKRSCTRSLTCKTHSLTQRRAVPSRSRPFDVLLAEHKGLAKEREALKEKEKEAAQRGKEACGQSVAPQDSASPSKTHCPGERPLSSLKLRLANAHIPRVPGGSSSASSSSLSASSPLPSAAPPAATPVPEPSPSGWANAAGDGGRLSSDEGDAETPDDTDRPSLHYSSHHPRPSGFCVFSSRLVGSGCYVFDRRWDRMRLALQSMVEKHLNAQMWRKVPLAAESLPSNSTSVAASVTAHQVPPAAVLSSPSNSLTYTASFPQSASAAGLFSVRDSPGKARNGSHKAGRSPKDSDAPTAAAGSKKRKNSSHPPSSFSSSPFQAADVHRRNGSSFHQTFQGFGVARASPAKNKGPRAGGGLLSNSDDWLSRAEQSHNTHNSRELGTSSLTYTAREPPSAPHQPMPPPTGPLAYGGGAEGRKRRSPSSYKGKSSKASRPGGLESLFGKGNDGAGILASGPESPRQAKLNH; this is encoded by the exons ATGCATAGCAAAAACC AGAAGCGACACAGCTCCCCGATCCCCTCCAGGAGCCCTGTGCTTCCCATGAAGCCCAAAGCGCCTGCGGTGGCCTCCGCTGTGGCCCCCAGCCCGGGGGACTCGCCGGCTTTCAGGGTCCCCAAAGACTACCCTCACTCCCGCTTCAGCAAGGCGCCGCTTGCCGTCTACCCACCGAAAGGAGCAAGGAACAAGACATG CGTATCGTTACCGGTCGTGAGCTTGGAGAAGATGCCCTGCCTGAACCGAGCAGACACGACGTCGCACGTTCGCCTCaactcctcgtcctcctcctcttcgtcctcaTCCACGCTCTCGCCGCTCAAATCTTCTTCCTTCGCCTCGCAGCGCTCCGGCGAAAAGCTCACCAACGGCCGTGGTGGCGGCCCCTCAACGCCGCGCTCCATCAcgcctccctcctcctccctggaCAGGCGGCCGAGCCCGGCCAGATCGCCCCTGAACAAACGAGCGCCGTCGACGCCGTCTCCCTCCCCGATGGACAAGAAGCCCTCGCTCTCGCCCTCCCACAGGTCCGTCGCTCTCCCATCGTTGCCGTCGCTTTCGCCTTtggagaagaagcagcagaacgGAACCAAGACCCCCGCCAAGCCACACAAGAGAGCCTCAG ggAGAGTCTTTGATCCTGACAAGCATTGCGGCGTGCCCGACCCCGAGACTAAACGCTCCTGCACGCGCTCGCTCACCTGCAAG ACTCACTCCCTAACCCAGCGCCGCGCCGTCCCCAGCCGGAGCCGGCCGTTTGACGTGCTGCTGGCCGAGCACAAGGGGCTGGCGAAGGAGAGGGAGGCtctgaaggagaaggagaaggaagcGGCGCAGAGAGGGAAGGAAGCGTGCGGCCAGAGCGTCGCGCCTCAAGACTCGGCGAGTCCCAGCAAGACCCACTGCCCCGGCGAACGGCCGCTGTCCTCGCTGAAGCTGCGGCTCGCAAACGCGCACATACCGAG AGTTCCAGGCggctcctcctctgcctcctcctcctccctgtccGCCTCCAGTCCTCTGCCTTCAGCGGCGCCTCCTGCCGCGACGCCCGTCCCGGAGCCGTCTCCCAGCGGCTGGGCGAACGCAGCGGGGGACGGCGGGCGGCTTTCCAGCGACGAGGGAGACGCGGAGACCCCGGATGACACCGACAGGCCTTCCCTGCACTACTCCAGTCATCATCCACGGCCTTCAGGG TTTTGCGTCTTCAGCAGCCGGCTCGTGGGTTCGGGCTGCTACGTGTTCGACAGGCGGTGGGACAGGATGCGGCTGGCGCTGCAGAGCATGGTGGAGAAACACCTCAACGCGCAGATGTGGAG GAAGGTGCCTCTGGCTGCCGAGAGCCTCCCCTCCAACTCCACGTCCGTCGCCGCCTCGGTTACCGCGCACCAGGTTCCTCCTGCCGCCGTCCTGTCCTCCCCCTCCAACAGCCTCACCTACACCGCCTCGTTCCCACAGTCGGCGTCGGCGGCCGGACTGTTCAGCGTCAGAGACTCGCCGGGAAAAGCCCGGAACGGCTCGCACAAAGCCGGCCGCTCGCCCAAAGACTCGGACGCACCGACGGCGGCGGCAGGGTCGAAAAAGAGAAAGAACTCTTCGCACCCTCCTTCGTCGTTCTCGTCATCGCCGTTTCAGGCGGCGGACGTCCACAGACGGAACGGCAGCAGCTTTCATCAGACGTTTCAGGGCTTCGGGGTGGCCAGAGCGTCCCCGGCCAAAAACAAGGGACCTCGAGCGGGAGGCGGGCTTCTGAGCAACTCAGACGACTGGCTGTCCAGAGCAGAGCAAagccacaacacacacaacag tcGTGAACTTGGCACCAGCAGTCTAACCTACACGGCCAGGGAACCGCCCTCGGCCCCCCACCAGCCCATGCCTCCGCCCACAGGACCCTTAGCTTACGGCGGAGGAGcagaggggaggaagaggaggagtccCAGCTCCTACAAAGGGAAATCCAGCAAAGCGAGCCGACCGGGCGGACTGGAGAGCCTCTTTGGGAAGGGAAACGACGGCGCGGGGATCTTGGCGTCGGGGCCCGAGTCGCCCAGACAG GCCAAGTTGAATCACTGA